The Ralstonia wenshanensis genome includes a region encoding these proteins:
- a CDS encoding LysR family transcriptional regulator yields the protein MKRFDDLYLFTRVVEAGGFSAAERATGIPKSRLSRRIAELEVQLGTRLLQRSSHRVSVTPVGEAVYRHARDMADASAAIEALAGAARSEPAGVLRVGTSPLLAETLVAGWLAEFADAHPKLRIELDLSNTYVDLIEQRIDVAIRAATGPLPSRDVVARHLAVSPRVLVASPALIARVGEPDTPAALEDFPCLGQGSLTRSRDWVLQDARRHRISLPIRPRFASDNIIALREAAIAGLGLAILPLHCCHAALVSGRLRTVLPGWTPEPADLHALYPSRAGVPPSVKALVAFLRERFVAEATMQPMP from the coding sequence ATGAAGCGCTTCGACGACCTGTACCTCTTCACACGCGTGGTGGAAGCCGGTGGCTTTTCCGCCGCCGAGCGCGCCACGGGCATTCCCAAGTCGCGTTTGAGCCGGCGCATTGCCGAACTGGAGGTTCAGCTCGGCACGCGGCTGCTGCAGCGATCGAGCCATCGCGTATCGGTCACGCCCGTGGGTGAAGCGGTCTACCGGCATGCCCGCGACATGGCCGACGCATCTGCCGCCATTGAAGCGCTGGCCGGCGCAGCACGCAGCGAACCGGCCGGCGTGCTGCGCGTCGGCACATCGCCGTTGCTGGCGGAAACGCTGGTCGCCGGCTGGCTGGCCGAGTTTGCCGATGCGCATCCGAAGCTGCGCATCGAGCTGGATTTGTCCAATACGTACGTCGACCTGATCGAGCAGCGCATTGACGTGGCGATCCGCGCGGCCACGGGGCCACTGCCCTCGCGCGATGTGGTGGCGCGGCATCTGGCGGTCTCGCCGCGCGTTCTGGTGGCCAGCCCCGCATTGATTGCCCGTGTGGGCGAGCCGGACACCCCCGCCGCGCTGGAAGATTTCCCTTGCCTGGGGCAAGGCTCGCTCACCCGCAGCCGCGATTGGGTGCTGCAGGATGCGCGTAGGCACCGGATCTCGCTGCCGATTCGCCCGCGCTTTGCCAGCGACAACATCATCGCCCTGCGCGAAGCGGCCATCGCAGGGCTCGGGCTAGCTATCCTGCCGCTGCACTGCTGTCATGCGGCGCTTGTCAGCGGCCGCCTGCGTACGGTGCTGCCAGGCTGGACCCCCGAGCCGGCAGACCTGCACGCACTCTATCCGTCGCGCGCAGGCGTGCCGCCTTCGGTGAAGGCGCTGGTGGCGTTCCTGCGGGAGCGCTTTGTCGCCGAAGCCACCATGCAGCCGATGCCCTGA
- a CDS encoding NAD(P)H-dependent flavin oxidoreductase, whose protein sequence is MSAWPDSRVLELFNIEVPIVLGPMAGVAGVELAIAVARGGGLGSLPCAMLNVEQIRQQVEQFRAAVRGPINLNFFCHTPPRPDPERDAKWRAHLAPYYAEFGIDLNAQAPAVNRAPFDEATCALVEELKPEVVSFHFGLPAPELQARVKAAGAKVISAATTVEEARWLEARGVDAIIAMGNEAGGHRGMFLAKTIESQVGTFALVPQVADAVKVPIIAAGGIGDARGVVAALALGASAVQIGTAYMLSPEAKTSAIHRAALKQATDADTALTNLFTGRPARGIVNRLMREIGPMSPFAPAFPTAGGALAPLRAKTEPTGSGDFINLWSGQAGRLATEASAEAITRRIAAQALEQLT, encoded by the coding sequence ATGAGCGCATGGCCCGATTCACGCGTGCTGGAGTTGTTCAATATTGAGGTGCCCATCGTGCTGGGGCCGATGGCGGGGGTGGCCGGCGTGGAGCTGGCGATTGCCGTGGCGCGGGGCGGGGGCCTCGGTTCGCTGCCGTGCGCGATGCTGAATGTCGAGCAGATCCGCCAGCAGGTCGAGCAGTTTCGGGCGGCCGTGCGCGGCCCCATCAACTTGAATTTCTTCTGCCACACGCCGCCGCGCCCGGACCCCGAGCGCGATGCCAAATGGCGTGCCCATCTGGCGCCGTACTACGCCGAGTTCGGTATCGATTTGAACGCGCAAGCGCCGGCCGTCAACCGCGCTCCGTTCGACGAAGCGACCTGCGCGCTGGTGGAGGAACTGAAGCCGGAGGTGGTGAGCTTCCACTTCGGATTGCCCGCGCCGGAATTGCAGGCCCGCGTGAAGGCAGCGGGGGCGAAAGTCATCTCCGCCGCCACCACGGTGGAAGAGGCGCGGTGGCTGGAAGCACGCGGGGTCGACGCCATCATCGCCATGGGCAACGAGGCAGGCGGCCATCGCGGCATGTTCCTCGCCAAGACGATCGAATCGCAGGTGGGCACCTTCGCGCTGGTGCCGCAGGTGGCCGATGCGGTGAAGGTGCCGATCATTGCGGCGGGCGGCATTGGCGATGCACGCGGGGTGGTGGCGGCGTTGGCGTTGGGGGCATCGGCGGTGCAGATCGGCACGGCCTACATGTTGTCGCCGGAGGCCAAGACCTCGGCCATTCATCGCGCAGCGCTCAAGCAGGCAACCGATGCCGACACCGCGCTCACCAACCTGTTCACCGGCCGACCGGCGCGCGGCATCGTCAACCGGCTGATGCGCGAGATCGGCCCCATGAGCCCGTTTGCGCCGGCCTTTCCGACAGCCGGCGGCGCGTTGGCGCCGCTGCGCGCCAAGACGGAGCCGACTGGCTCGGGTGATTTCATCAACCTGTGGTCAGGCCAAGCCGGCCGGCTGGCCACGGAAGCGTCGGCCGAAGCCATCACGCGGCGCATTGCCGCCCAGGCGCTCGAGCAGCTCACCTGA
- a CDS encoding CGNR zinc finger domain-containing protein, with protein MPAPAAATDAPLLIADDPVLDMLNTVANVNGEPHDFWQNDADVSDWLVRAGWLAEPVAGRYPPGVLLAVARHLREVIRTLVEARKSGRAASADALNVFLRQAPSHPVLVWENGTPRVERLRPTDSVEQCLAPLAEAAAHLLAEGDFQLVRVCEHPECTLWFYDRTKSHKRRWCSMALCGNRHKVAEYRKRQQG; from the coding sequence ATGCCCGCACCTGCAGCTGCCACCGATGCCCCCCTGCTGATCGCCGACGATCCGGTGCTGGACATGCTCAACACCGTCGCCAACGTCAACGGCGAGCCGCACGATTTCTGGCAGAACGACGCCGATGTCTCCGATTGGCTGGTGCGCGCCGGCTGGCTTGCGGAGCCCGTGGCAGGTCGTTATCCGCCCGGCGTGCTGCTGGCGGTGGCGCGGCACCTGCGCGAAGTGATTCGCACATTGGTGGAGGCGCGCAAGTCGGGCCGTGCTGCCAGCGCCGATGCGCTCAATGTGTTCCTGCGGCAAGCGCCCAGCCATCCCGTATTGGTCTGGGAAAACGGCACCCCGCGCGTCGAACGCCTGCGCCCCACCGATTCGGTCGAGCAATGTCTGGCGCCGCTGGCTGAGGCCGCCGCACACCTGCTCGCCGAAGGCGATTTCCAGCTCGTGCGCGTGTGCGAACACCCCGAATGCACGCTGTGGTTTTACGACCGCACCAAGTCGCACAAGCGTCGCTGGTGCAGCATGGCCCTCTGCGGCAACCGGCATAAGGTGGCGGAGTACCGCAAACGCCAGCAGGGCTGA
- a CDS encoding alpha/beta fold hydrolase, which translates to MNAPVRAADLVVDAYAPTAVRHRTVDVEGARVFYREAGSADAPTVLLLHGFPSASHMFRNLIPQLAARYHVVAPDFPGFGLTQVPSGFRYTFDNLAHVVDGFTQAIGLSRYAIYVFDYGAPVGWRLAMAHPERISAIVTQNGNGYEEGLGEGPWAPIKAYWNNPDEAHRRELHAIVSDEMTQWQYLNGVPDPTRVAPDGYLLDQYFLSRPGQLDIQMDLFLDYASNVALYPALHAYFRAHRPPLMAVWGRNDTIFIPPGAEAFKRDLPDAEIHFVDSGHFALETHHAEIGARMLDFLGRVVK; encoded by the coding sequence ATGAACGCCCCTGTCCGCGCCGCTGATCTGGTTGTCGATGCGTATGCCCCCACCGCTGTACGTCATCGCACGGTGGATGTCGAAGGTGCGCGCGTGTTCTATCGGGAGGCCGGCTCGGCCGATGCGCCGACCGTGCTGTTGCTGCACGGCTTTCCCAGCGCATCGCATATGTTCCGCAACCTGATTCCGCAGTTGGCTGCGCGCTATCACGTGGTGGCACCGGACTTTCCCGGCTTTGGCCTGACGCAGGTGCCGAGCGGCTTCCGCTACACGTTCGACAACCTCGCGCATGTGGTCGACGGCTTCACGCAGGCGATCGGCCTGTCGCGGTATGCGATCTACGTGTTCGACTACGGCGCGCCGGTTGGCTGGCGCCTGGCGATGGCCCATCCGGAGCGCATCAGCGCCATCGTCACGCAGAACGGCAACGGCTATGAGGAAGGCCTGGGCGAAGGTCCGTGGGCGCCAATCAAGGCGTATTGGAACAACCCGGACGAAGCGCATCGCCGCGAGCTGCATGCAATCGTGTCGGATGAGATGACGCAGTGGCAATACCTGAACGGCGTGCCCGACCCGACGCGCGTGGCGCCGGATGGCTACCTGCTGGATCAGTATTTCCTGAGCCGTCCGGGCCAGCTCGACATTCAGATGGATCTGTTCCTGGATTACGCGAGCAACGTGGCACTGTATCCGGCACTGCACGCGTACTTTCGTGCGCACCGCCCGCCGCTGATGGCGGTGTGGGGTCGCAATGACACCATCTTCATTCCGCCCGGCGCGGAGGCTTTCAAGCGCGACCTGCCGGATGCGGAGATCCACTTTGTCGACAGCGGCCACTTTGCGCTGGAGACGCACCATGCGGAAATTGGTGCGCGCATGCTCGACTTTCTTGGCCGCGTGGTGAAGTAG